In 'Nostoc azollae' 0708, the following are encoded in one genomic region:
- the purF gene encoding amidophosphoribosyltransferase produces the protein MIPHHPVTLDQSINSHENHHDKPEEACGVFGIYAPEKDVAKLTYFGLYALQHRGQESAGIATFEGKHVHLHKDMGLVSQVFNESILEDLPGNIAVGHTRYSTTGSSRKVNAQPAVVDTRLGKLALAHNGNLVNTIQLREELLKSNFNLVTSTDSEMIAYVIAEEVNAGAEWLEGSIRAFHRCQGAFSLVIGTPDGVMGVRDPNGIRPLVIGTLDSSPVRYVLASETCGLDIIGAEYLRDVEPGELVWITENGLASFPWNQQPQRKLCIFEMIYFARPDSLMHNETLYSYRMRLGRRLAEESPIEADIVFGVPDSGIPAAIGFSQTSGIAYGEGLIKNRYVGRTFIQPTQSMRETGIKMKLNPLKDVLFSKRVVIIDDSIVRGTTSRKLVKALRDAGAAEVHMRISSPPVTHPCFYGIDTDTQDQLIAATKSVAEITRQLEVDTLAYLSWEGMLVTTKEDTNSFCSACFTGDYPVPIPEQVKRSKLILEKAVV, from the coding sequence ATGATTCCTCATCATCCCGTCACTCTGGATCAATCTATCAACAGCCATGAAAACCACCATGATAAGCCTGAAGAAGCTTGCGGTGTTTTCGGTATTTACGCACCAGAAAAAGATGTTGCAAAATTAACGTACTTCGGATTATATGCCCTGCAACATCGGGGTCAAGAATCAGCGGGTATTGCTACTTTTGAGGGTAAGCACGTACACCTGCACAAAGATATGGGCTTGGTGTCTCAAGTCTTCAATGAATCTATTTTAGAAGATTTACCCGGTAATATTGCTGTTGGTCACACCCGTTATTCTACTACTGGTTCTAGTCGTAAAGTTAACGCTCAACCTGCGGTGGTCGACACTCGTTTAGGCAAATTAGCTCTAGCACACAATGGTAATTTAGTAAATACAATTCAATTGCGGGAAGAGTTGCTCAAAAGTAATTTTAACCTGGTAACAAGCACAGATTCAGAAATGATTGCCTATGTGATCGCAGAAGAAGTTAATGCCGGTGCAGAATGGTTAGAAGGCTCTATTCGCGCCTTTCACCGCTGTCAAGGAGCATTTAGTCTAGTCATTGGTACACCCGATGGTGTTATGGGAGTAAGAGACCCCAACGGCATTCGTCCCTTGGTAATTGGTACATTAGATAGTAGTCCAGTTCGTTACGTTCTGGCTTCTGAAACCTGCGGTTTAGATATTATCGGTGCAGAATACTTGCGTGATGTCGAACCAGGTGAGTTAGTTTGGATTACAGAAAATGGTTTAGCTTCTTTCCCTTGGAATCAACAGCCCCAGCGCAAATTGTGTATCTTTGAAATGATCTACTTTGCCCGTCCTGATAGCTTGATGCACAATGAAACCTTATACAGCTATCGGATGCGCTTAGGAAGAAGATTAGCAGAAGAATCACCTATAGAAGCAGATATAGTTTTTGGTGTACCTGATTCTGGCATACCTGCGGCCATTGGTTTTTCCCAAACATCAGGTATAGCTTATGGTGAAGGGTTAATTAAAAATCGCTACGTCGGACGGACATTTATCCAACCTACCCAAAGTATGCGCGAAACAGGAATTAAAATGAAATTGAACCCCTTGAAAGATGTTTTATTCAGTAAACGAGTAGTAATAATTGATGATTCTATTGTACGTGGAACTACCAGCCGTAAACTCGTTAAAGCCTTGCGTGATGCAGGTGCAGCGGAAGTACATATGAGAATCTCTTCCCCTCCTGTCACTCATCCTTGCTTCTACGGTATTGATACAGATACACAAGATCAACTAATTGCTGCGACAAAATCAGTAGCAGAAATAACGAGGCAATTGGAAGTTGATACTCTCGCTTATTTGAGTTGGGAAGGAATGTTAGTAACAACAAAAGAAGATACTAATAGTTTCTGTTCTGCCTGTTTTACAGGTGATTATCCTGTGCCTATTCCTGAACAAGTGAAGCGTTCTAAATTGATTTTGGAAAAAGCCGTAGTTTAG
- the purL gene encoding phosphoribosylformylglycinamidine synthase subunit PurL — protein MTTTEQNPFSPQQIAEEGIKPEEYAEIVRRLGRHPNKAELGMFGVMWSEHCCYKNSRPLLKQFPTTGPRILVGPGENAGVVDIGNGLRLAFKIESHNHPSAVEPFQGAATGVGGILRDIFTMGARPIALLNSLRFGDLDDAKTQRLFTGAVAGISYYGNCVGVPTVGGEVYFDSAYSGNPLVNVMALGLMETEDIVKSGASGFGNPVLYVGSTTGRDGMGGASFASTELTDQSMDDRPAVQVGDPFLEKSLIEACLEAFKTGAVVAAQDMGAAGITCSTSEMAAKGSVGIEFDLDKIPARELGMIPYEYLLSESQERMLFVAHKGREKELIDIFHRWGLQAVVAGTVIAEPIVRILFQGKVAAEIPADALAENTPLYERELLTNPPQYALEAWAWTVDSLPACDATGIETGRIWKSWNEILLILLNTPTIASKSWVYRQYDHQVQNNTVLLPGGADAAVLRLRPLEDILNLTTKAENLKSGVAATVDCNSRYVYLDPYEGAKAVVAEAARNLSCVGAEPLAVTDNLNFGSPEKPIGYWQLASACQGLSEGCQEFSTPVTGGNVSLYNETLDSQGNPQPIYPTPVVGMVGLIEDLTKICGQGLQSPGDLIYLLGIDVKSRSPQPPLERGAEISKIELGASEYLATIHNTIAGKPPRVDFDLERRVQKVCREGIRAGWVRSAHDTAEGGLTVALAECCLSGHLGAEINLGISATHDLRFDEVLFGEGGARILVSVSEEHLEVWESYLQEYLPENWQKLGVVSNSELGLQICTNDNHDLIKVSIQEMSERYDLAISNRLAIHVNT, from the coding sequence ATGACCACCACCGAACAAAATCCATTTTCTCCGCAACAAATAGCAGAAGAAGGTATCAAGCCTGAAGAATATGCAGAAATAGTCCGTCGCTTAGGTCGTCATCCCAATAAAGCTGAATTAGGAATGTTTGGGGTAATGTGGTCTGAACATTGCTGTTATAAAAATTCTCGTCCCTTACTGAAACAGTTTCCCACCACAGGCCCCCGCATCCTCGTGGGACCAGGTGAAAATGCTGGAGTTGTTGATATTGGGAATGGACTGAGATTAGCTTTTAAAATAGAATCCCATAACCACCCTTCAGCCGTTGAACCATTCCAAGGTGCAGCAACGGGTGTGGGTGGTATATTAAGAGATATTTTTACAATGGGTGCGCGTCCTATTGCTTTATTAAATTCTCTCAGATTTGGTGATTTAGATGATGCGAAAACTCAAAGGTTATTTACGGGCGCTGTAGCTGGTATAAGCTACTATGGTAACTGCGTCGGTGTTCCCACTGTTGGTGGTGAAGTTTATTTTGACTCAGCCTATTCTGGTAATCCCTTAGTTAATGTCATGGCACTGGGATTAATGGAAACAGAAGATATCGTAAAATCTGGTGCTTCTGGTTTTGGTAATCCTGTATTATATGTTGGTTCTACCACTGGTCGGGATGGTATGGGTGGTGCAAGTTTTGCCAGTACAGAATTAACTGATCAATCAATGGATGACCGCCCTGCAGTGCAAGTAGGCGACCCATTTTTAGAAAAATCTCTAATTGAAGCTTGTTTGGAAGCGTTCAAAACTGGGGCTGTTGTTGCAGCACAAGATATGGGTGCGGCTGGTATAACTTGTTCTACTTCGGAAATGGCTGCGAAAGGCAGTGTGGGTATTGAGTTTGACTTGGATAAAATCCCGGCTCGTGAGTTAGGAATGATACCTTATGAATATCTGTTGTCGGAATCTCAAGAAAGAATGCTGTTTGTTGCCCATAAAGGACGGGAAAAGGAATTAATTGATATTTTCCACCGTTGGGGACTACAAGCAGTGGTTGCTGGTACGGTGATTGCTGAACCCATTGTGAGGATATTATTTCAGGGTAAAGTAGCTGCTGAAATTCCAGCTGATGCTTTGGCAGAAAATACACCTTTATATGAACGGGAACTATTGACAAACCCGCCACAATATGCGCTCGAAGCTTGGGCTTGGACGGTTGATAGTTTACCTGCTTGTGATGCTACAGGAATTGAAACTGGCAGAATTTGGAAAAGTTGGAATGAGATTTTATTAATCTTGCTGAATACGCCAACTATTGCTTCTAAAAGCTGGGTTTATCGCCAATATGACCATCAAGTACAGAATAATACGGTGTTGTTACCTGGTGGTGCTGATGCTGCGGTGCTGCGGTTACGTCCTTTGGAAGATATCCTCAATCTCACAACTAAAGCTGAAAATCTCAAATCTGGGGTGGCTGCTACGGTAGATTGTAATTCGCGTTATGTGTATCTTGATCCTTATGAGGGTGCTAAGGCTGTGGTAGCGGAAGCAGCGCGGAATCTTAGCTGTGTGGGTGCTGAACCCTTGGCTGTGACTGATAATCTCAATTTTGGTAGTCCTGAAAAACCAATTGGTTATTGGCAATTAGCTTCTGCTTGTCAGGGTTTGAGTGAGGGGTGTCAGGAGTTCTCTACACCTGTGACTGGCGGAAATGTTTCTTTGTATAATGAGACACTAGATAGTCAGGGAAATCCCCAACCAATTTATCCGACTCCAGTGGTGGGGATGGTTGGTTTAATAGAGGATTTGACTAAAATATGTGGACAAGGTTTACAAAGCCCAGGTGATTTGATTTACCTTCTTGGTATAGATGTGAAATCTCGATCCCCCCAACCCCCCTTAGAAAGGGGGGCAGAAATATCTAAAATTGAATTGGGTGCTTCGGAATATTTGGCAACGATCCATAATACAATTGCTGGTAAGCCGCCCAGGGTAGATTTTGATTTGGAACGTCGTGTACAAAAAGTTTGTCGTGAGGGTATTCGCGCTGGATGGGTGCGTTCCGCTCATGATACTGCTGAAGGTGGTTTAACGGTAGCTTTGGCTGAATGTTGTCTTTCTGGTCATCTTGGCGCAGAGATTAATTTGGGTATTTCTGCAACTCATGATTTGAGATTTGATGAGGTGCTATTTGGTGAAGGTGGTGCAAGGATTTTGGTTTCTGTGAGTGAGGAACATCTCGAAGTTTGGGAATCCTATTTACAGGAGTATTTGCCAGAAAATTGGCAGAAATTAGGTGTGGTTAGTAATTCCGAATTAGGTTTGCAGATTTGCACCAATGACAACCATGATTTAATCAAGGTTAGCATTCAAGAAATGAGCGAGCGCTATGATCTAGCAATATCTAATCGGCTCGCTATCCATGTTAATACCTAA